In Lates calcarifer isolate ASB-BC8 linkage group LG4, TLL_Latcal_v3, whole genome shotgun sequence, a genomic segment contains:
- the LOC108883509 gene encoding zona pellucida sperm-binding protein 3 isoform X1, whose translation MDRKQQRISSWWIIVLISVSTLAESRLVYSRGPSSLNSYTPTSTQANIHPEVSAGRQQQSGKLSVRPRPVVVKCHPDSMEVVVQADMFDSGLQVDGKHLRLGSGSVAADSACRAVPLGVAEFTIRAHLMHCGTKLSSTKEKIIYSNVLVYSPEASSDGLLRLDGATIPVECHYEKKYAVDSFSLHPTWVPFVSTTSAEDRIEFNLRLMTDDWQFERGSYSYFLGDPIHFEVSAIIGNHMPLRVYVDHCVATATPDADATVRYDFIEHYGCLTEAYLTNSSSRFLPRAQQHKLRFQIDAFRFYQEPSNQVYITCYVKAVPVMLTVSSQNRACSLIGNRWRSVDGNDQACRSCDISHRVKEPPSTEAPTTIISTKAWSTTISQENLVQNRPEQHPASYIRFRPGMHQNQHNRPHQSSARLTRRGTESKAEKTMQLGPLIVLPPSKVVIRPTDSKTILSPKNKTT comes from the exons ATGGACCGAAAGCAGCAAAGAATCTCTTCTTGGTGGATTATCGTCCTTATCTCAGTTTCTACACTCGCAGAAAGCCGGTTAGTGTACAGCCGAGGCCCCAGTTCATTAAATTCCTACACCCCGACCAGCACTCAAGCTAACATCCACCCCGAAGTATCTGCTGGCAGACAGCAGCAAAGCGGGAAGCTAAGTGTGCGGCCTCGGCCTGTCGTGGTCAAGTGCCATCCGGACTCGATGGAAGTTGTGGTGCAGGCTGACATGTTTGATTCAGGCCTTCAGGTGGACGGCAAACATCTGCGCCTGGGCTCAGGTTCAGTAGCTGCGGATAGTGCATGCAGGGCGGTCCCGTTAGGAGTGGCTGAATTCACTATCCGGGCCCACCTGATGCACTGTGGCACCAAGCTCTCA TCGACAAAAGAGAAGATTATCTATTCTAATGTTCTGGTCTACTCACCTGAAGCTTCATCTGATGGTTTACTTAGATTGGATGGAGCAACAATTCCAGTTGAATGCCATTATGAAAA GAAGTATGCTGTAGATAGCTTTTCTCTGCATCCCACCTGGGTTCCTTTTGTCTCCACAACCTCTGCAGAGGACCGAATAGAATTCAATCTGCGACTTATGACTG ATGACTGGCAGTTTGAGAGGGGATCTTATTCATATTTCCTGGGTGATCCCATTCATTTTGAAGTCTCTGCCATAATTGGTAACCACATGCCCCTGCGAGTCTATGTTGACCACTGTGTTGCCACAGCAACTCCTGATGCAGATGCAACTGTAAGATATGACTTTATAGAGCATTATGG ATGTCTCACTGAGGCTTACCTGACAAACTCCAGCTCCCGTTTCCTACCAAGAGCTCAGCAACATAAACTGAGATTTCAGATAGATGCCTTCAGGTTTTACCAGGAACCTAGCAACCAG GTCTACATAACCTGTTACGTGAAGGCTGTTCCAGTCATGCTAACTGTCAGCTCACAAAACAGGGCCTGCTCTTTGATTGGGAACAG ATGGAGGTCAGTCGATGGGAATGACCAGGCATGTAGAAGCTGCGATATCTCTCATCGGGTCAAGGAGCCTCCATCCACAGAAGCCCCTACAACTATCATCAGCACCAAAGCCTGGTCCACCACGATATCACAGGAGAATTTAGTCCAGAACAGACCTGAACAACATCCAGCCAGTTATATCCGTTTCCGTCCAGGAATGCACCAAAACCAGCACAACAGACCACATCAATCCTCTGCTAGATTAAcgaggagaggaacagaaagtAAAGCAG AGAAAACTATGCAGCTTGGGCCCCTTATTGTCCTACCACCCAGTAAAGTTGTAATAAGACCAACAGATTCTAAAACAATACTTTCACCAAAGAACAAGACCACCTGA
- the LOC108883223 gene encoding uncharacterized protein LOC108883223, translated as MQLFKLYFTPALLLLILSCFSQSKSLPVMSEGQMTNSCVSYAQILLQNITDALLQGTLFHGVDCTTKGVELYTETNTSSVCAPKGSTCSGIAKSEFSQTSCLTNIGEDLRHYYKLLAKHPDRLLGQTVLFSLRQFMEKCFPEFLPNDLASEHTSYCITVISPLSWLSLMLQTAADRSTYDERLTLCKVLKGFQVRAITISRVIGYMNSGEHTK; from the exons ATGCAGCTGTTCAAGCTCT ACTTTACTCCTGCACTCCTGCTCCTGATACTCAGCTGCTTTAGTCAGAGCAAGTCTCTGCCAGTGATGAGTGAAGGACAGATGACAAACTCCTGCGTCTCATACGCACAAATACTTCTACAGAACATCACTGACGCTCTCTTGCAG GGTACACTGTTCCATGGAGTGGACTGCACCACGAAGGGTGTGGAGCTGTACACGGAGACTAAcacatcctctgtgtgtgcaccAAAG GGATCAACATGCTCTGGAATCGCTAAATCAGAATTCAGTCAG ACGTCATGCCTTACAAACATTGGGGAAGATCTTCGTCACTACTACAAACTTCTCGCAAAGCACCCGGACCGTTTACTTGGTCAAACTGTTCTGTTCAGTCTAAGACAATTCATGGAG AAGTGCTTCCCAGAGTTTTTGCCCAACGACTTGGCCTCAGAGCAT ACCAGTTATTGTATTACTGTTATAAGTCCTTTATCTTGGCTGTCTCTTATGTTACAGACTGCTGCAGACCGTTCTACCTACGATGAAAGACTGACACTCTGCAAAGTGCTGAAGGGCTTCCAGGTCCGTGCCATCACAATCAGCAGAGTCATTGGATACATGAACTCGGGCGAACACACTAAATAA
- the arl14 gene encoding ADP-ribosylation factor-like protein 14 produces the protein MGIRASKQPEAQVLLLGLDNAGKSTLLYKLKHNACVSTVPTIGFNVEMLEARKNRKNVTLTMWDVGGQGKMREHWKSFHPDTAAVVFVVDSSDGKRLDEARRELENTLRSDQLSGRPLILLANKQDVNGALTATEIKDKFNLRKVCSGRDWFVQPCSASTGFGVEEAFRRVVHMVKLPSESGAMKDNIKETVHYLRGNSRY, from the coding sequence ATGGGCATTCGAGCATCTAAGCAACCAGAAGCCCAAGTTCTTCTCCTGGGCCTAGACAACGCTGGAAAGTCGACCCTCCTCTACAAACTAAAGCACAACGCGTGTGTTAGCACCGTCCCTACCATCGGCTTCAACGTGGAAATGCTCGAGGCGAGGAAGAACAGGAAGAATGTCACCTTAACCATGTGGGACGTCGGCGGTCAGGGGAAGATGCGGGAGCACTGGAAGAGTTTCCACCCGGACACAGCAGCAGTCGTGTTCGTCGTGGACAGCTCCGACGGGAAGCGTCTGGATGAGGCGCGGAGGGAGCTGGAAAATACGCTGAGGAGCGATCAGCTGTCTGGACGCCCGCTGATTCTTCTCGCCAACAAGCAGGACGTAAACGGAGCTCTGACTGCCACCGAAATTAAGGACAAGTTTAACCTGAGAAAGGTCTGTTCTGGTCGGGACTGGTTCGTCCAGCCTTGTTCCGCATCGACTGGATTTGGAGTTGAAGAGGCTTTCAGACGAGTGGTCCACATGGTCAAACTCCCATCAGAGTCTGGGGCGATGAAAGACAATATCAAGGAGACAGTGCACTACCTAAGAGGGAATAGCAGATATTAA
- the LOC108883509 gene encoding zona pellucida sperm-binding protein 3 isoform X3 — translation MDRKQQRISSWWIIVLISVSTLAESRLVYSRGPSSLNSYTPTSTQANIHPEVSAGRQQQSGKLSVRPRPVVVKCHPDSMEVVVQADMFDSGLQVDGKHLRLGSGSVAADSACRAVPLGVAEFTIRAHLMHCGTKLSSTKEKIIYSNVLVYSPEASSDGLLRLDGATIPVECHYEKKYAVDSFSLHPTWVPFVSTTSAEDRIEFNLRLMTDDWQFERGSYSYFLGDPIHFEVSAIIGNHMPLRVYVDHCVATATPDADATVRYDFIEHYGCLTEAYLTNSSSRFLPRAQQHKLRFQIDAFRFYQEPSNQVYITCYVKAVPVMLTVSSQNRACSLIGNRWRSVDGNDQACRSCDISHRVKEPPSTEAPTTIISTKAWSTTISQENLVQNRPEQHPASYIRFRPGMHQNQHNRPHQSSARLTRRGTESKAVF, via the exons ATGGACCGAAAGCAGCAAAGAATCTCTTCTTGGTGGATTATCGTCCTTATCTCAGTTTCTACACTCGCAGAAAGCCGGTTAGTGTACAGCCGAGGCCCCAGTTCATTAAATTCCTACACCCCGACCAGCACTCAAGCTAACATCCACCCCGAAGTATCTGCTGGCAGACAGCAGCAAAGCGGGAAGCTAAGTGTGCGGCCTCGGCCTGTCGTGGTCAAGTGCCATCCGGACTCGATGGAAGTTGTGGTGCAGGCTGACATGTTTGATTCAGGCCTTCAGGTGGACGGCAAACATCTGCGCCTGGGCTCAGGTTCAGTAGCTGCGGATAGTGCATGCAGGGCGGTCCCGTTAGGAGTGGCTGAATTCACTATCCGGGCCCACCTGATGCACTGTGGCACCAAGCTCTCA TCGACAAAAGAGAAGATTATCTATTCTAATGTTCTGGTCTACTCACCTGAAGCTTCATCTGATGGTTTACTTAGATTGGATGGAGCAACAATTCCAGTTGAATGCCATTATGAAAA GAAGTATGCTGTAGATAGCTTTTCTCTGCATCCCACCTGGGTTCCTTTTGTCTCCACAACCTCTGCAGAGGACCGAATAGAATTCAATCTGCGACTTATGACTG ATGACTGGCAGTTTGAGAGGGGATCTTATTCATATTTCCTGGGTGATCCCATTCATTTTGAAGTCTCTGCCATAATTGGTAACCACATGCCCCTGCGAGTCTATGTTGACCACTGTGTTGCCACAGCAACTCCTGATGCAGATGCAACTGTAAGATATGACTTTATAGAGCATTATGG ATGTCTCACTGAGGCTTACCTGACAAACTCCAGCTCCCGTTTCCTACCAAGAGCTCAGCAACATAAACTGAGATTTCAGATAGATGCCTTCAGGTTTTACCAGGAACCTAGCAACCAG GTCTACATAACCTGTTACGTGAAGGCTGTTCCAGTCATGCTAACTGTCAGCTCACAAAACAGGGCCTGCTCTTTGATTGGGAACAG ATGGAGGTCAGTCGATGGGAATGACCAGGCATGTAGAAGCTGCGATATCTCTCATCGGGTCAAGGAGCCTCCATCCACAGAAGCCCCTACAACTATCATCAGCACCAAAGCCTGGTCCACCACGATATCACAGGAGAATTTAGTCCAGAACAGACCTGAACAACATCCAGCCAGTTATATCCGTTTCCGTCCAGGAATGCACCAAAACCAGCACAACAGACCACATCAATCCTCTGCTAGATTAAcgaggagaggaacagaaagtAAAGCAG tattttaa
- the zgc:153615 gene encoding schwannomin-interacting protein 1 isoform X2 — translation MVHQEKRVYQAQRNERESIRQKLALGSFYDDEPVIYTSCSKNGPSSRLQSGVNLQVCFVNDSSSDKDSDAEDSRTETSLDTPLSPVSKQSSSLSDRDTAEEDSDPLDDCSGFWRVQRRLQEEARVALALARPMARMQVEVERQIQLHRRSPVADLLPHLPHISEGLMKRNLRRGDMRDMSLGQLQVITNDLHSQIQSLNEELVQLLLMRDELHVEQDAMLVDIEDLTRHAHSHQRHQAEKAISK, via the exons GCCcagaggaatgagagagagtCCATCAGGCAGAAACTTGCCCTTGGCAGTTTCTATGACGACGAGCCAGTCATCTACACCAGCTGCAGCAAGAACGGCCCGTCCTCCCG GCTGCAGAGTGGGGTGAACCTGCAGGTGTGTTTCGtcaatgacagcagcagtgacaaagACAGCGATGCTGAGGACAGCAGGACCGAGACCAGTTTGGACACACCACTGTCACCAGTG AGCAAGCAGAGCTCCTCGTTATCGGACCGGGACACGGCAGAGGAGGACTCAGACCCGTTGGATGACTGTAGCGGGTTCTGGCGGGTGCAGCGGAGACTGCAGGAGGAGGCCCGGGTGGCGCTGGCTCTAGCTCGACCCATGGCTCGCatgcaggtggaggtggagaggcaAATCCAGCTGCACAGACGTTCACCTGTGGCTGACTTG CTTCCCCATTTGCCTCACATCAGCGAGGGTTTAATGAAGAGGAATTTGAGGCGAGGAGACATGAGGGACATGAGTCTTGGGCAGCTGCAAGTCATCACAAATGACTTACACTCACAGATTCAGA GTTTAAATGAGGAGCTGGTGCAGTTGCTACTGATGAGAGATGAGCTGCATGTGGAGCAGGACGCCATGTTGGTGGACATAGAGGACCTCACCAG GCACGCTCACAGCCATCAGCGGCACCAGGCAGAGAAAGCTATCTCTAAATAA
- the LOC108883509 gene encoding zona pellucida sperm-binding protein 3 isoform X2 has product MDRKQQRISSWWIIVLISVSTLAESRLVYSRGPSSLNSYTPTSTQANIHPEVSAGRQQQSGKLSVRPRPVVVKCHPDSMEVVVQADMFDSGLQVDGKHLRLGSGSVAADSACRAVPLGVAEFTIRAHLMHCGTKLSSTKEKIIYSNVLVYSPEASSDGLLRLDGATIPVECHYEKKYAVDSFSLHPTWVPFVSTTSAEDRIEFNLRLMTDDWQFERGSYSYFLGDPIHFEVSAIIGNHMPLRVYVDHCVATATPDADATVRYDFIEHYGCLTEAYLTNSSSRFLPRAQQHKLRFQIDAFRFYQEPSNQVYITCYVKAVPVMLTVSSQNRACSLIGNRWRSVDGNDQACRSCDISHRVKEPPSTEAPTTIISTKAWSTTISQENLVQNRPEQHPASYIRFRPGMHQNQHNRPHQSSARLTRRGTESKAGSALSP; this is encoded by the exons ATGGACCGAAAGCAGCAAAGAATCTCTTCTTGGTGGATTATCGTCCTTATCTCAGTTTCTACACTCGCAGAAAGCCGGTTAGTGTACAGCCGAGGCCCCAGTTCATTAAATTCCTACACCCCGACCAGCACTCAAGCTAACATCCACCCCGAAGTATCTGCTGGCAGACAGCAGCAAAGCGGGAAGCTAAGTGTGCGGCCTCGGCCTGTCGTGGTCAAGTGCCATCCGGACTCGATGGAAGTTGTGGTGCAGGCTGACATGTTTGATTCAGGCCTTCAGGTGGACGGCAAACATCTGCGCCTGGGCTCAGGTTCAGTAGCTGCGGATAGTGCATGCAGGGCGGTCCCGTTAGGAGTGGCTGAATTCACTATCCGGGCCCACCTGATGCACTGTGGCACCAAGCTCTCA TCGACAAAAGAGAAGATTATCTATTCTAATGTTCTGGTCTACTCACCTGAAGCTTCATCTGATGGTTTACTTAGATTGGATGGAGCAACAATTCCAGTTGAATGCCATTATGAAAA GAAGTATGCTGTAGATAGCTTTTCTCTGCATCCCACCTGGGTTCCTTTTGTCTCCACAACCTCTGCAGAGGACCGAATAGAATTCAATCTGCGACTTATGACTG ATGACTGGCAGTTTGAGAGGGGATCTTATTCATATTTCCTGGGTGATCCCATTCATTTTGAAGTCTCTGCCATAATTGGTAACCACATGCCCCTGCGAGTCTATGTTGACCACTGTGTTGCCACAGCAACTCCTGATGCAGATGCAACTGTAAGATATGACTTTATAGAGCATTATGG ATGTCTCACTGAGGCTTACCTGACAAACTCCAGCTCCCGTTTCCTACCAAGAGCTCAGCAACATAAACTGAGATTTCAGATAGATGCCTTCAGGTTTTACCAGGAACCTAGCAACCAG GTCTACATAACCTGTTACGTGAAGGCTGTTCCAGTCATGCTAACTGTCAGCTCACAAAACAGGGCCTGCTCTTTGATTGGGAACAG ATGGAGGTCAGTCGATGGGAATGACCAGGCATGTAGAAGCTGCGATATCTCTCATCGGGTCAAGGAGCCTCCATCCACAGAAGCCCCTACAACTATCATCAGCACCAAAGCCTGGTCCACCACGATATCACAGGAGAATTTAGTCCAGAACAGACCTGAACAACATCCAGCCAGTTATATCCGTTTCCGTCCAGGAATGCACCAAAACCAGCACAACAGACCACATCAATCCTCTGCTAGATTAAcgaggagaggaacagaaagtAAAGCAG GTAGTGCACTGTCTCCTTGA